In Bactrocera oleae isolate idBacOlea1 chromosome 5, idBacOlea1, whole genome shotgun sequence, a genomic segment contains:
- the LOC106619181 gene encoding uncharacterized protein isoform X2 has translation MALHAHSINTVRSTTSLSNMINSNNNDLANGNNDRRHIVDILVGVVAVPVLILFALQLEKNLQNMTNSPWLVFVLGVGLLMVIMIIIGYVTHRLSVCCWTGPIDELGNRTDGRGISHINTQNDILRIMDSLPPSYDTVVKHEIPPPPYDCVIVNMEQCKEPQAQQTVNTVATTSNSATEASAKPSSATNAAVLHI, from the exons ATGGCTTTGCATGCACACAGCATTAATACGGTGCGTTCGACCACCAGCTTGAGCAACAtgatcaacagcaacaacaatgatcTGGCCAACGGCAACAACGATCGACGTCATATTGTTGACATTCTAGTTGGTGTTGTTGCGGTGCCGGTGCTAATACTTTTTGCCCTGCAGTTGGAAAAGAATTTACAAAATATGACCAACAGTCCGTGGTTGGTATTTGTACTGGGTGTGGGTCTGCTGATGGTAATCATGATCATTATCGGTTATGTAACACATCGCTTGAGCGTCTGCTGTTGGACGGGACCGATCGATGAGTTGGGCAATCGCACGGATGGACGCGGTATATCACAT ATCAACACACAAAATGATATATTGCGCATCATGGACAGCTTGCCGCCCAGTTATGATACTGTGGTGAAGCATGAAATTCCGCCACCACCCTACGATTGTGTCATTGTCAATATGGAGCAGTGCAAGGAGCCGCAAGCGCAACAGACTGTGAACACTGTAGCTACTACAAGCAACTCTGCCACGGAGGCTAGTGCCAAACCGTCGTCAGCAACTAACGCAGCTGTGCTACATATTTAA
- the LOC106619181 gene encoding uncharacterized protein isoform X1 — MRISLPADLLTTAFEARMALHAHSINTVRSTTSLSNMINSNNNDLANGNNDRRHIVDILVGVVAVPVLILFALQLEKNLQNMTNSPWLVFVLGVGLLMVIMIIIGYVTHRLSVCCWTGPIDELGNRTDGRGISHINTQNDILRIMDSLPPSYDTVVKHEIPPPPYDCVIVNMEQCKEPQAQQTVNTVATTSNSATEASAKPSSATNAAVLHI; from the exons AATGGCTTTGCATGCACACAGCATTAATACGGTGCGTTCGACCACCAGCTTGAGCAACAtgatcaacagcaacaacaatgatcTGGCCAACGGCAACAACGATCGACGTCATATTGTTGACATTCTAGTTGGTGTTGTTGCGGTGCCGGTGCTAATACTTTTTGCCCTGCAGTTGGAAAAGAATTTACAAAATATGACCAACAGTCCGTGGTTGGTATTTGTACTGGGTGTGGGTCTGCTGATGGTAATCATGATCATTATCGGTTATGTAACACATCGCTTGAGCGTCTGCTGTTGGACGGGACCGATCGATGAGTTGGGCAATCGCACGGATGGACGCGGTATATCACAT ATCAACACACAAAATGATATATTGCGCATCATGGACAGCTTGCCGCCCAGTTATGATACTGTGGTGAAGCATGAAATTCCGCCACCACCCTACGATTGTGTCATTGTCAATATGGAGCAGTGCAAGGAGCCGCAAGCGCAACAGACTGTGAACACTGTAGCTACTACAAGCAACTCTGCCACGGAGGCTAGTGCCAAACCGTCGTCAGCAACTAACGCAGCTGTGCTACATATTTAA